From a single Fulvivirga ulvae genomic region:
- a CDS encoding chemotaxis protein CheA encodes MDFQQEYIEEVRQILKDLEKSLMQLDERPEHPDEIANVYRYLHTLKGSAGMFGFHQIEKLTHELEYLYSDIRDGIRVHDEQTMDLTLHSVDVLSDLIEGQPADDEVEKIVKTVQVMREIPSSPASDNAAAASGNQLPAAVIIFFTPDSNIFKRGINLNAILDDIRELGKSEIIVHNESVSLEKQLESKELSSWFEVLLVPEQEMEEIRDVFMFLGENEYEILELTSPEQFGSDQYTKRISLSDEEINRRLDLLKSWSPQLFEIDVAGISHEHAAEEIHLSQIADEARESEETFSFETKKSKKNKGHISVSTPKLDQLINIVSELVTFRSELQHLMSDNRNTRVVEAMEKLDFLTLRLRDSAFNIRLVPLSILQVKLQRLIRSVSKELHKDVEFITEGLDTELDRSIINALEAPLMHIIRNALDHGIEQPAERVARNKPEKGLLKLYSYNSGDHVFIQVQDDGNGIDFDKIREKAVAKGLLNAQQTYTEKELINVMMSPGFSTASEVTTVSGRGVGMDIVKKEVNALRGDVEISSEKGLGTIITLRLPLTLTILDTLVVNVDHQKYLIPVSEVEYCYEELHTNLFDKKSRHIRYEKQLIPFFSLREYFDRTEYPEKETVIVVNKNDTRVAVVVDGIAGQYQTVYKPLNELLQPVDCFSGASILGDGSTALILNALKLKN; translated from the coding sequence ATGGATTTTCAGCAGGAATATATCGAAGAAGTAAGACAGATCCTTAAAGATCTGGAAAAGTCCCTGATGCAACTGGATGAGCGGCCCGAGCATCCTGACGAGATCGCAAATGTATACAGGTACCTCCATACTTTGAAAGGTAGCGCCGGAATGTTTGGCTTTCACCAGATTGAAAAGCTGACCCATGAGCTCGAATACCTTTACTCTGATATCAGAGACGGTATCAGGGTTCATGACGAGCAAACCATGGACCTTACATTGCATTCGGTGGATGTGCTCTCAGACCTGATTGAGGGTCAGCCCGCTGATGATGAAGTGGAAAAGATCGTTAAGACGGTGCAGGTCATGAGAGAAATACCTTCGTCACCCGCCAGTGACAATGCCGCCGCGGCATCAGGTAATCAGCTGCCGGCAGCTGTGATCATATTCTTCACACCCGACAGCAATATCTTTAAACGAGGAATAAACCTGAACGCCATACTTGATGACATCAGAGAGCTCGGCAAATCGGAAATCATTGTACACAATGAGTCTGTATCACTGGAAAAGCAACTGGAATCAAAAGAGCTTTCTTCATGGTTTGAAGTTTTACTTGTTCCCGAACAGGAAATGGAAGAAATCAGGGATGTTTTTATGTTTCTGGGCGAAAACGAGTATGAAATACTGGAACTAACCTCTCCCGAACAATTTGGGTCCGATCAATATACCAAAAGGATCTCCCTGAGTGATGAAGAGATCAACCGCAGATTAGACCTGCTGAAGTCATGGTCTCCCCAACTCTTTGAGATAGATGTTGCCGGAATATCCCACGAGCATGCGGCCGAGGAAATCCACCTCTCGCAAATTGCGGACGAAGCTCGTGAAAGTGAGGAGACTTTCTCTTTTGAAACCAAAAAATCAAAAAAGAACAAAGGGCATATAAGTGTCTCCACGCCCAAGCTTGACCAGCTGATCAATATAGTAAGTGAGCTCGTCACTTTCAGGTCGGAGCTGCAACACCTGATGAGTGATAATCGCAACACCAGAGTGGTTGAAGCCATGGAAAAGCTTGATTTTCTTACACTAAGACTTCGGGATTCAGCTTTTAATATCAGGCTTGTGCCTTTAAGTATACTACAGGTAAAGCTTCAGCGCCTGATCCGCAGTGTATCCAAAGAGTTGCATAAAGATGTTGAGTTCATTACAGAAGGTCTGGATACTGAGCTGGACAGAAGTATTATCAATGCTCTGGAGGCCCCATTGATGCATATCATCCGCAATGCGCTGGATCACGGTATTGAGCAACCGGCAGAAAGAGTGGCAAGAAACAAACCGGAAAAAGGTTTACTCAAACTGTATTCTTACAATAGTGGTGATCACGTATTTATCCAGGTGCAGGACGATGGAAACGGAATAGATTTTGACAAAATCAGGGAAAAAGCAGTTGCCAAAGGCCTGTTGAATGCCCAGCAAACCTACACGGAAAAAGAATTGATCAACGTCATGATGTCGCCGGGTTTTTCTACAGCCAGTGAAGTAACCACGGTCAGCGGACGAGGTGTGGGTATGGATATAGTTAAAAAAGAAGTAAATGCCCTGCGGGGCGATGTAGAGATCAGTTCTGAAAAAGGATTGGGTACAATCATTACACTGCGACTACCTCTGACGCTCACCATTCTCGACACACTCGTGGTTAACGTAGACCATCAGAAATATCTCATACCTGTCAGCGAAGTGGAATACTGCTATGAAGAGCTTCATACTAACCTTTTTGATAAGAAAAGCCGCCACATACGCTATGAGAAGCAGCTGATCCCATTCTTTTCTCTTCGTGAATATTTTGACAGAACAGAATATCCGGAAAAAGAAACGGTAATAGTAGTGAATAAAAATGATACAAGGGTGGCTGTAGTGGTGGATGGAATAGCGGGGCAATACCAAACTGTATATAAACCGTTAAACGAACTCCTGCAGCCTGTAGACTGCTTTTCGGGGGCATCAATTCTCGGTGATGGTAGTACAGCATTGATATTAAATGCTCTGAAACTTAAAAATTAA
- a CDS encoding methyl-accepting chemotaxis protein produces the protein MKFNLFSQKKIKGKLLGSFAIVLVLSSILAGWGYYSINRVLEIRRLKENIMTINEIVLKMRKAEKDFMMRETIDSEFMASGKSRYAEDIDTYTLHQDSIINELLANDWSGSLEIKNELSDLQSYLNGYHDTFRKIVESYHKRGFQDYGNEGELRAAIHTIENSDKKINEVRMLTLRRHEKDYFLRKDPKYIDRFNDELSLFKTELNNNLSDRELKAQLDIYGSKFNDVVAIEKAIGLDENSGLKGEMRSFIHNIEPMVDQLNTLVDTRTEEITYNTTLTFIGVFILQIAIGIFLAIVFSNRLTTNILSIRGAALKLADGIIPEHLKINSKDELGDTQQSVNQLINSLNDSVTVANLVSKGNLHSAQEEAKERLKDGDLDRALKNMIKKLTEIVKHINKGSDDIAVGSGEISKSSQMVAQGSTEQASALEEISSSVEQMVSNINQNADNASQAEKMTREAADKMNTVKEVTQSTFNSIREITEKIDVISEIADKTNLLAINAAVEAARAGEHGKGFAVVANEVRKLAEKSQQSAEGIIVLSKSCIKEAQNSSHLLDELAPDVMKSFNLVREISSSSAEQRSGAEQINVALSQLNQVTQQNASSSEELASAANNFNTQARQLKEVVAFFKLIKTEEEYSQRQQVIDRIEQLKALLADGSGKQEKTNYTYNIAEATEVKNGEHAPAKTYAKNTETFTGPAIQLDDFDADFDTDDEIDLTQEEEGKKKDDSNKS, from the coding sequence ATGAAATTTAATCTGTTTAGTCAAAAGAAAATTAAGGGAAAGCTGCTGGGCTCCTTTGCGATTGTACTGGTGCTTTCCAGCATACTCGCCGGCTGGGGATACTACTCTATCAACAGGGTACTGGAGATCCGCCGGTTAAAGGAAAACATAATGACCATTAATGAAATCGTTCTGAAAATGCGTAAGGCTGAGAAGGATTTTATGATGAGGGAAACCATAGATTCAGAGTTTATGGCAAGTGGTAAAAGCCGGTATGCTGAAGATATTGATACCTATACACTCCATCAGGACTCTATTATCAACGAGTTGCTGGCTAATGACTGGTCAGGATCTTTAGAAATAAAAAACGAACTATCTGATCTTCAGTCGTATCTCAACGGCTATCACGACACTTTCAGAAAAATTGTGGAGTCGTATCACAAACGAGGTTTTCAGGACTACGGCAACGAAGGCGAGCTGAGGGCTGCTATACACACTATTGAAAACTCTGACAAAAAGATCAATGAAGTAAGGATGCTTACACTCAGAAGACATGAGAAGGACTATTTTCTTCGCAAGGACCCTAAGTATATTGATCGGTTTAATGATGAACTCTCTCTGTTTAAGACGGAGCTTAACAATAACCTTTCAGACAGAGAACTGAAAGCGCAGCTTGACATCTACGGATCAAAATTTAATGATGTTGTAGCCATAGAAAAAGCCATCGGTCTTGATGAAAATAGTGGGCTGAAAGGTGAAATGAGAAGCTTTATTCACAACATAGAGCCTATGGTTGACCAGTTAAACACACTGGTTGATACCCGCACTGAGGAGATTACATACAATACTACACTTACATTTATCGGGGTTTTCATACTTCAGATTGCGATAGGTATTTTTCTTGCCATTGTATTCTCAAACAGGCTTACCACAAACATCCTGTCTATCAGAGGCGCTGCGCTTAAGCTTGCTGACGGCATTATACCCGAGCATCTTAAGATTAACTCTAAAGATGAACTGGGTGACACTCAGCAATCGGTAAATCAGCTGATCAACAGCCTGAATGACAGTGTAACTGTAGCTAACCTTGTATCAAAGGGCAACCTTCACAGTGCGCAGGAAGAAGCTAAAGAAAGACTTAAGGATGGAGATCTTGACCGGGCACTTAAGAACATGATTAAAAAGCTTACTGAAATTGTAAAGCATATCAATAAAGGGTCTGATGACATTGCCGTAGGATCAGGTGAAATAAGTAAGAGTTCACAGATGGTGGCCCAGGGATCTACCGAACAGGCCAGTGCACTGGAGGAGATATCATCGTCAGTGGAACAGATGGTGAGCAACATTAACCAAAATGCAGATAACGCCTCACAGGCCGAAAAAATGACCCGCGAGGCTGCTGACAAAATGAACACGGTAAAAGAAGTGACACAGTCTACCTTTAATTCAATCAGGGAGATTACTGAAAAAATAGATGTAATAAGCGAAATAGCTGACAAAACGAACCTACTGGCCATCAACGCTGCAGTAGAAGCAGCCAGAGCCGGAGAACATGGTAAAGGCTTTGCAGTAGTGGCCAATGAAGTCAGAAAGCTCGCAGAAAAGAGTCAGCAGTCAGCAGAAGGCATCATTGTACTCTCCAAAAGTTGTATCAAAGAGGCTCAGAACTCCAGCCACCTGCTCGATGAACTGGCACCTGACGTAATGAAGTCTTTCAACCTCGTACGTGAGATATCTTCTTCGAGCGCTGAGCAAAGATCTGGGGCTGAGCAAATCAACGTGGCACTATCTCAGCTAAACCAGGTTACCCAGCAAAATGCATCCTCTTCGGAAGAACTGGCTTCTGCTGCAAATAATTTCAACACGCAGGCCAGACAGCTTAAAGAGGTGGTAGCGTTTTTCAAACTGATAAAAACAGAAGAAGAATATTCACAAAGGCAGCAGGTGATCGACAGGATTGAGCAATTGAAGGCGCTGCTTGCGGATGGAAGCGGAAAACAGGAAAAAACAAACTACACCTACAACATCGCGGAAGCTACAGAAGTAAAAAATGGAGAGCATGCTCCGGCAAAAACTTACGCTAAAAACACGGAGACCTTCACGGGCCCGGCCATCCAGCTGGATGACTTTGATGCTGACTTCGACACCGACGATGAGATTGACCTTACCCAGGAAGAAGAAGGTAAGAAGAAAGACGACAGCAATAAATCCTAA
- a CDS encoding CheR family methyltransferase, with the protein MKPQESGKPEMITSREISDEHFDRITSYLKKKYGLRIPAEKKIMLESRFLKRLHALNMTSFSNYIEYVFNEGKTDEYLNFIDLVTTHKTSFFREDYQFNFINKILPLYCPKTSGNQRLNVWSAGCSTGEEVYTLGMVLHEFKKQQPNFDYRITGTDISRPSLLQAATGTYRREELHGLSKNLLNSYFSLQNNDTIATFSNNDVKARVRLGMLNLNNPVYKLEDTFDFIFCRNVIIYFDFETQRKVLEKLVAKLRPGGYLFLGHSETAIGTSLPIRSIQPTIYQKLNL; encoded by the coding sequence ATGAAACCACAGGAATCCGGTAAGCCAGAAATGATAACATCACGGGAAATAAGTGATGAGCATTTCGATCGTATCACGAGCTACCTTAAAAAGAAATACGGTCTTCGGATTCCGGCAGAAAAAAAGATCATGCTCGAATCGAGATTCCTGAAAAGACTTCATGCCCTGAACATGACGTCCTTTTCAAACTATATAGAATATGTTTTCAATGAAGGGAAAACTGATGAATACCTAAATTTCATTGATCTGGTCACTACACATAAAACCAGCTTTTTCAGAGAAGATTATCAGTTTAATTTTATCAACAAAATATTGCCGCTGTATTGCCCTAAGACCTCAGGTAACCAGCGGCTGAATGTATGGAGTGCAGGGTGTTCGACCGGTGAGGAGGTTTATACACTGGGCATGGTACTTCATGAGTTTAAAAAGCAGCAACCCAATTTCGATTACAGAATTACCGGAACAGATATTTCAAGGCCTTCCCTATTACAGGCTGCTACAGGAACCTACCGGCGGGAAGAACTTCACGGGCTTTCTAAAAACCTACTCAACAGCTATTTCAGTTTGCAGAATAACGACACGATAGCCACTTTTTCCAACAACGATGTCAAAGCCCGTGTTAGATTAGGTATGTTGAACCTGAATAATCCAGTTTACAAACTTGAAGATACCTTCGACTTTATTTTTTGTAGAAATGTAATCATATATTTTGACTTTGAAACTCAGCGCAAGGTACTTGAAAAACTTGTTGCGAAACTCAGGCCGGGCGGATACCTGTTTCTGGGCCACTCCGAAACAGCAATTGGCACTTCCCTGCCCATTCGCAGTATTCAACCTACTATTTATCAAAAGCTAAACCTATGA
- a CDS encoding chemotaxis protein CheW: protein MTQNNLHVLLFTLQKELFGISVMNVIRVTNIEKLIRIPKAPAFIAGAINFEGNVIPVVDLASKIELGTSTASPGTKVIILEVEHDDDSLEVGIIIDEVLDVAQVEAAALLPPPLDNMGFNTSALTGMHKIEDDFYMILSAVKIFEKELASLVQ from the coding sequence ATGACTCAAAACAATCTACACGTACTGTTATTTACGCTGCAAAAGGAACTGTTTGGCATCTCAGTGATGAACGTTATCCGGGTGACCAATATTGAGAAGCTCATCCGAATCCCAAAAGCCCCGGCTTTTATTGCGGGCGCTATAAACTTTGAGGGAAATGTTATCCCGGTGGTAGACCTTGCCAGCAAAATAGAGCTTGGCACCTCTACTGCGTCACCAGGAACCAAGGTAATCATACTTGAGGTGGAGCATGACGATGACAGTCTTGAAGTGGGGATCATTATAGATGAAGTATTGGATGTGGCCCAGGTAGAAGCCGCTGCGCTGCTGCCTCCCCCACTGGATAACATGGGTTTCAACACCAGCGCCTTAACTGGAATGCACAAAATTGAGGATGACTTTTATATGATCCTGAGTGCAGTAAAAATTTTCGAAAAGGAACTGGCGTCGCTGGTTCAATAA
- a CDS encoding response regulator, with amino-acid sequence MNKKIIVAEDFNVSRKIIVSVLTKLGHTVMEASNGLEAVSLFDGRPVDLLITDFNMPEMNGAELIKTVRAHDEYAYIPILLLTTEVNEQKIKMALDENITAWIKKPFQTDEFLKIVNKALR; translated from the coding sequence ATGAATAAAAAAATAATAGTTGCTGAAGATTTTAATGTATCCCGCAAAATAATTGTAAGTGTTTTAACAAAACTGGGACATACTGTGATGGAGGCATCAAACGGCCTCGAGGCGGTGTCATTATTTGATGGCAGGCCGGTTGACCTCCTTATCACAGACTTTAATATGCCGGAAATGAACGGTGCTGAGCTTATTAAAACAGTTCGCGCTCATGATGAATATGCATACATTCCTATTTTGCTGTTGACCACCGAGGTCAATGAGCAAAAAATAAAGATGGCCCTTGATGAAAACATAACTGCCTGGATAAAGAAGCCTTTTCAGACCGATGAGTTTTTGAAAATAGTTAATAAAGCACTTCGCTAA
- a CDS encoding ATP-binding response regulator, which yields MAHAYTILVIDDMKSIFNAISSILVKHDCKVEYAENGRRGLELARKEAYDLIILDIHLPDSSGLDICSIIKNIPAYHYRPVLLLTSDNNNLEKGLMAGASDYIIKPFNTVEMLARVFTQINISKAHISTREQEQKLREDLNKERTKLIEAQKDLQSYFYQTSHRLGAPLSTLKGLLNLHKIEHPEVARNIYLKLIEDSIGKMCRINEQVARIGNLRSLSLNPRTFSLHFALENLIRRHPYGNHNIELNIDRSTILLTDLNFFLKGLDPIVKNALHYYRNGENGPGKICITTIQESGKTLLKISDNGPGIPEKELSRVFEMFHISDEKSTGNGLGLFISKVALERLNMPIDIDSKEGCYTSVIIDLSSKILSKEKTYETTGIR from the coding sequence ATGGCTCACGCTTATACTATTTTGGTAATCGATGATATGAAGAGTATTTTCAATGCTATCTCTTCCATCTTAGTTAAGCACGACTGTAAGGTAGAATATGCTGAAAACGGGCGACGGGGTCTGGAATTGGCTCGCAAAGAAGCTTATGACCTGATTATTCTGGATATTCATCTCCCCGACAGTAGCGGGTTAGATATTTGCAGTATTATCAAAAACATACCAGCTTATCATTATCGTCCGGTTTTGCTACTTACATCGGATAATAACAATCTTGAAAAAGGCCTCATGGCAGGTGCATCGGATTATATTATCAAACCTTTCAATACCGTGGAAATGCTTGCCCGCGTTTTTACACAAATCAATATCAGCAAAGCTCATATTTCTACACGCGAACAGGAGCAAAAACTCAGGGAAGATCTGAATAAGGAACGTACAAAACTTATTGAGGCTCAGAAAGACCTGCAAAGCTACTTTTACCAGACATCACACCGCCTGGGCGCTCCATTGAGTACGCTCAAAGGCCTTTTAAACCTCCATAAAATAGAACACCCGGAAGTAGCCCGGAATATATACCTGAAACTCATTGAAGATTCTATCGGAAAAATGTGCAGGATCAATGAACAGGTAGCCCGGATAGGCAACCTGAGATCCTTGTCATTAAATCCACGGACTTTCTCTCTGCACTTCGCCCTGGAAAACCTGATCAGACGACATCCTTACGGAAATCATAACATTGAGTTGAATATTGACAGAAGTACTATACTCCTGACAGACCTCAATTTCTTCCTCAAAGGCCTTGACCCGATTGTTAAAAATGCCTTACATTATTATCGTAATGGTGAAAACGGCCCCGGTAAAATCTGTATTACCACGATCCAGGAGAGTGGCAAAACACTATTAAAAATTAGTGATAACGGACCTGGCATCCCCGAAAAAGAGCTTTCAAGGGTTTTTGAAATGTTTCATATCAGTGATGAAAAGTCAACCGGTAATGGCCTCGGACTTTTTATAAGCAAAGTGGCCCTGGAGCGGCTAAATATGCCTATCGATATCGATAGCAAAGAAGGCTGTTATACCTCTGTAATTATAGACTTGTCAAGTAAGATTCTCAGTAAAGAAAAAACATATGAAACCACAGGAATCCGGTAA
- a CDS encoding protein-glutamate methylesterase/protein-glutamine glutaminase yields the protein MTRIKVLIVDDSALVRQTFKAILETDPSIKVIGTAGDPYIAVQKIHKEKPDVITLDIEMPKMDGLTFLSKLMRQAPMPVVVISNQTSDGARIALKALEIGAVDVMTKPDLSTEGHRAESGINLVDKVRSAFYAGQKSPRPNASRPERSSTTVSTLAGRMQKVRFPQSSIIAVGASTGGTEAIKSFLEVLPAEMPPILIVQHMPEKFTTSFAKRLNETCALHVKEAENNEPVLNNTVYIAPGDHHMSILQVGSRRIIKITSGELVNRHRPSVNVLFNSVAQIVRHNSIGIILTGMGDDGATGMKAMHQNGAYTIAQDEETSVVYGMPYKAVLAGGVKDVLPLNDIPYAVCKYLEMDGRD from the coding sequence ATGACCCGCATAAAAGTATTAATTGTGGATGACTCCGCCCTGGTGAGGCAAACCTTCAAAGCTATACTCGAAACTGATCCTTCCATCAAAGTTATCGGTACTGCCGGCGACCCCTATATCGCGGTTCAAAAAATCCATAAGGAAAAGCCCGATGTGATCACACTGGATATAGAAATGCCCAAAATGGATGGTCTGACCTTCCTGTCTAAGCTTATGCGTCAGGCTCCAATGCCGGTGGTGGTTATTTCAAACCAAACTTCCGATGGTGCCCGTATAGCTCTGAAAGCCCTGGAAATAGGTGCTGTTGACGTAATGACCAAACCCGACCTTAGCACCGAAGGACATCGTGCCGAATCGGGCATCAACCTGGTTGACAAAGTAAGGTCAGCCTTTTATGCAGGGCAAAAATCACCCCGACCAAATGCATCAAGGCCAGAACGTTCCTCAACTACCGTAAGCACTCTTGCTGGCAGGATGCAAAAAGTGAGATTCCCACAATCTTCGATCATTGCTGTAGGTGCCTCAACAGGCGGTACGGAGGCTATAAAATCATTTCTTGAAGTGCTTCCTGCCGAGATGCCCCCGATCCTGATTGTGCAGCATATGCCGGAAAAATTCACCACAAGTTTTGCTAAAAGGCTTAATGAAACCTGTGCTTTGCATGTAAAGGAAGCTGAAAATAATGAGCCAGTGCTCAATAATACCGTTTATATTGCACCGGGCGACCACCACATGTCAATATTACAGGTCGGTTCCAGGCGGATTATCAAGATTACAAGCGGTGAGCTTGTAAACCGGCACCGTCCCTCCGTTAACGTATTGTTTAATTCAGTTGCGCAAATTGTACGGCACAACAGTATTGGCATCATACTGACAGGTATGGGAGATGACGGCGCCACCGGAATGAAGGCCATGCATCAGAATGGTGCTTATACGATTGCTCAGGACGAAGAAACATCCGTAGTATACGGCATGCCTTATAAAGCTGTGTTGGCCGGAGGTGTAAAAGATGTGCTGCCGCTGAACGATATCCCTTATGCAGTTTGTAAATATCTTGAGATGGATGGCAGAGATTAA